One genomic region from Arenicella chitinivorans encodes:
- a CDS encoding SDR family oxidoreductase: MKHNKLKPELPKRALVTGASTGIGLAVAQGLHKSGYTVDGIARGKPAQVSDWLTMHQIDLSKINTLPDKLRALSLDHSVLVLNAGYGRFGGLEQFSYSQIQHLLDTNLTSNVFLIKHFLPHLKRAGGGDVVIIGSESALQGGPAGAVYCASKFALRGLAQSLRADCAGNNIRVMLINPGPVATEFFAETSFEPKSGEVYSLTAEQVAESVLHAIQQPRNVVIEEINLQPMHRSFQKK, encoded by the coding sequence CGCTTGTGACGGGTGCCAGCACCGGCATCGGTTTGGCTGTCGCGCAAGGTCTGCATAAATCGGGTTACACAGTCGATGGTATTGCGCGTGGCAAACCAGCGCAGGTATCGGATTGGCTCACGATGCATCAGATTGATTTGTCGAAGATCAACACATTACCGGACAAACTGCGTGCCTTAAGCCTAGATCACAGCGTCTTGGTGTTAAATGCTGGGTATGGGCGTTTTGGTGGCTTGGAGCAATTTTCGTACTCGCAGATACAACATCTACTGGATACCAACCTCACGAGTAACGTGTTTTTGATCAAGCACTTTTTACCGCATTTGAAACGAGCCGGTGGTGGTGATGTTGTGATCATCGGCAGCGAGTCCGCATTGCAAGGTGGTCCGGCCGGTGCCGTTTATTGTGCCAGTAAATTTGCGCTGCGTGGATTGGCGCAGAGTTTACGCGCTGATTGTGCTGGCAATAATATTCGTGTGATGTTGATTAATCCGGGTCCGGTTGCAACCGAATTTTTCGCAGAAACGAGTTTTGAACCGAAGTCCGGTGAGGTCTATTCACTGACGGCAGAGCAGGTTGCAGAATCGGTGCTGCACGCGATCCAACAGCCACGTAATGTGGTGATCGAAGAAATCAACCTACAGCCAATGCACCGGAGTTTCCAGAAAAAATAG
- a CDS encoding Gfo/Idh/MocA family protein — MKTIKWGILAPGNIAHKFATALAHVEGAALHTVASRDPARARAFQQTHNATTYAEDYAQMIADPELDVIYIASPHRYHAEQTLDCLQAGKAVLCEKPLTVNLSQAEAVFAAAEQHNVFYMEAVWTRFMPIYKQVSEWVSEGKIGNVGAIQASFGINVPFDAAHRLYAPELAGGALLDLGIYPITVAQIVTDQAPDKVVAAAQLGESGVDEATGMVLHYPNGIVATLNCGTRATSSLDCWILGDQGSIHIPQFWQAESATLYQPGEGHHSTARNNPTECQLPHDVNGYEYEIREVNRCLRAGLLESPLMRWQHSRDVMRIMDTVRSQIGLKFPFE; from the coding sequence GTGAAAACTATTAAATGGGGCATTCTCGCTCCGGGCAACATCGCTCACAAATTCGCTACTGCGCTCGCTCACGTTGAGGGCGCTGCGTTACACACCGTCGCAAGTCGAGATCCGGCACGCGCGCGAGCATTCCAGCAAACTCACAACGCCACCACGTATGCTGAAGATTATGCCCAGATGATAGCCGACCCTGAGCTGGACGTGATTTATATCGCGTCGCCACATCGCTACCACGCAGAACAAACGCTCGACTGCTTACAAGCTGGCAAAGCCGTTTTATGTGAAAAGCCCTTGACCGTTAATCTCAGCCAAGCCGAAGCGGTGTTTGCCGCGGCAGAACAGCACAATGTGTTCTATATGGAAGCTGTCTGGACCCGTTTTATGCCGATCTACAAACAGGTATCGGAATGGGTATCTGAAGGCAAGATCGGTAACGTCGGAGCTATTCAAGCCAGCTTTGGGATTAATGTGCCGTTTGATGCTGCGCATCGTTTATACGCACCTGAACTAGCCGGCGGCGCGCTGCTGGACCTTGGCATTTACCCGATTACTGTGGCACAAATCGTCACCGACCAAGCTCCAGACAAGGTCGTGGCAGCTGCCCAATTGGGTGAATCCGGCGTGGACGAAGCAACCGGAATGGTGCTGCACTATCCCAATGGCATAGTGGCAACTCTTAATTGCGGCACCCGTGCCACCAGCTCACTGGACTGTTGGATATTAGGAGACCAAGGCAGCATCCACATTCCACAGTTCTGGCAGGCCGAATCCGCCACACTTTACCAACCGGGTGAAGGCCACCACTCGACAGCTAGAAATAACCCAACCGAGTGCCAGCTGCCGCATGATGTAAACGGCTACGAGTATGAAATTCGCGAGGTTAATCGGTGCCTGCGCGCTGGCTTACTGGAAAGCCCATTAATGCGTTGGCAACACAGTCGCGATGTAATGCGTATCATGGACACAGTGCGCTCTCAGATCGGTTTAAAATTCCCGTTTGAATAG
- a CDS encoding hotdog fold domain-containing protein, with translation MSSILKRYQQLSRLPAGNYLFSKAVGFSAPFFAKIHPYVVNLRKGYCEVKMRDRRSVRNHLGTINAGALCSLAEMTGGMALDSLVPGNMRWIPRGMTVVYHAKATGTIRGITELQAENIQPGDIVVPVKVYDEAQTLVFSADITFYVSLKK, from the coding sequence ATGTCTTCCATTCTCAAACGATATCAACAACTCAGTCGACTCCCCGCTGGCAACTACTTATTCAGTAAAGCAGTCGGGTTCTCCGCACCGTTTTTTGCCAAGATTCACCCCTATGTGGTTAATCTGCGCAAGGGGTATTGTGAAGTCAAAATGCGTGACCGACGCAGTGTGCGCAATCACCTGGGCACCATCAATGCTGGCGCGCTATGTTCTTTGGCGGAAATGACTGGTGGCATGGCCCTGGACAGCTTGGTGCCCGGGAACATGCGCTGGATACCGCGCGGCATGACGGTTGTGTACCATGCAAAAGCTACCGGCACCATCCGTGGGATTACCGAGCTACAAGCCGAGAATATCCAGCCTGGTGATATCGTGGTGCCCGTCAAAGTCTATGACGAAGCGCAGACCCTGGTGTTTAGCGCCGACATTACGTTTTACGTCAGCTTAAAGAAATAG
- a CDS encoding nucleotidyltransferase family protein: MDNSRTKQDTQVELQYLASLICDYSAIKSNHSAEFAADWRRRSPQAKLERLDYHGITLLADAKSTLSVDLATACQQRRAMLAATETLKQQELRNLFSACRAAGLGNIILFKGTALAHTVYPQPWYRPRSDADCLINPDARALAHQILTEQGFAKHFAIEGRYVSYQSLYSKSLPGQSQIHIDLHWRINNRQCLSQAYTVEDLWPERQTIDAHLAAPSNVDSLLIACLHRLGHHAREERLAWLYDIHLLSATLDQYDWETLINKARQKSLCAVTLDALQACAGLLGTQLPNTVLDSLSGAAEEPSAVFTRRDLPEWRYFLTDLRCMPSLRQRMGLLRETFLPSPSYVRTQMQTSSATLGYLKRLWRGLKRVTS, translated from the coding sequence ATGGATAATTCGCGCACCAAGCAAGATACACAAGTTGAGCTGCAGTATCTGGCCAGCTTAATCTGTGATTATTCCGCGATTAAATCGAACCACTCAGCGGAATTTGCCGCTGACTGGCGACGCCGTTCGCCACAAGCCAAACTTGAACGCCTCGATTACCATGGCATCACTCTACTGGCAGATGCGAAGAGCACATTGAGCGTGGATTTGGCAACCGCCTGTCAGCAACGGCGTGCCATGCTAGCTGCGACCGAAACACTTAAACAACAGGAATTGCGAAACCTCTTTTCGGCCTGCCGTGCCGCAGGTTTGGGCAACATCATTTTATTTAAAGGCACAGCCCTAGCGCATACGGTGTATCCACAGCCCTGGTACCGCCCTCGCTCTGATGCGGATTGTCTGATCAATCCCGACGCACGCGCGCTTGCGCACCAAATTCTCACCGAGCAAGGCTTTGCAAAGCACTTTGCGATTGAAGGTCGTTACGTCTCGTATCAATCACTCTACAGCAAGTCGCTGCCTGGCCAGAGTCAGATTCACATCGACCTGCACTGGCGAATCAACAATCGACAATGCCTTAGCCAGGCTTATACCGTGGAAGATTTATGGCCGGAGCGTCAGACTATTGATGCGCACTTGGCAGCACCCAGCAACGTCGACAGTTTACTGATCGCCTGTCTGCACAGACTGGGGCACCACGCACGGGAAGAACGCCTTGCCTGGCTGTATGACATCCATTTATTGAGTGCCACACTCGACCAATATGATTGGGAAACTCTAATCAATAAGGCACGCCAAAAATCACTCTGCGCTGTCACGCTAGACGCACTGCAAGCCTGCGCCGGGTTATTAGGAACCCAGCTACCGAACACGGTGCTCGACTCGCTCTCTGGCGCTGCTGAGGAACCTAGCGCTGTATTTACTCGGCGCGACCTCCCTGAATGGCGTTACTTTCTCACTGACCTGCGATGCATGCCAAGTCTGCGGCAAAGAATGGGGTTATTGCGCGAGACGTTTTTACCCTCACCATCTTACGTTCGCACGCAAATGCAAACTTCGTCGGCGACCTTAGGCTATCTTAAACGCCTCTGGCGTGGATTGAAGCGCGTTACGTCGTGA
- a CDS encoding PqqD family protein: MHYRLGDNILLTELDDEAVLLDVSSGSYYGLNAVGARYLSLLNSGTSDADSVRQIADEYEQTLALVSTDLAELRTDLLANALIVERSKDDG; this comes from the coding sequence ATGCACTACCGATTAGGCGACAATATCTTACTTACCGAACTTGATGACGAGGCCGTACTACTGGATGTTTCATCGGGCAGCTACTATGGTCTCAACGCCGTTGGCGCACGCTACCTATCCCTCCTCAACAGCGGAACGAGCGACGCGGACAGTGTCCGCCAGATTGCCGATGAATATGAGCAAACCCTCGCGCTCGTGTCGACCGATTTGGCAGAGTTACGCACAGATCTGCTCGCCAATGCGCTGATTGTAGAACGTTCCAAGGACGATGGATAA
- the rpsF gene encoding 30S ribosomal protein S6 encodes MRHYEIVYLVHPDQSEQVTAMADRYKGVIEQGGGTVHRYEDWGRRQLAYPINKIHKAHYILMNVEVSQETLAEIENLFRFNDAIIRSLVLKMKDAETEPSVMMKEVEAERQRDEEREAARVAAAEEAAAEEAAKAKAESDKAEESAESTETEEA; translated from the coding sequence ATGAGACATTACGAAATCGTGTATCTGGTTCATCCAGATCAAAGCGAGCAGGTCACCGCAATGGCCGATCGCTACAAAGGCGTTATTGAGCAGGGCGGTGGCACCGTTCATCGCTACGAAGACTGGGGTCGCCGCCAGTTAGCTTATCCGATCAACAAGATCCATAAAGCACACTACATTTTGATGAACGTTGAGGTTTCTCAAGAAACCCTAGCGGAAATCGAGAATCTTTTCCGTTTTAACGACGCAATCATCCGCAGCTTGGTGCTGAAGATGAAAGACGCAGAAACTGAACCATCTGTGATGATGAAAGAAGTTGAAGCTGAACGTCAACGTGACGAAGAGCGTGAGGCCGCGCGTGTTGCTGCCGCAGAGGAAGCTGCTGCAGAAGAAGCCGCTAAAGCGAAAGCAGAATCAGACAAAGCGGAAGAAAGCGCTGAGTCGACAGAAACTGAGGAGGCATAA
- the rpsR gene encoding 30S ribosomal protein S18 — protein MRRRFCRFTAEGVTHIDYKDLATLKSFVSESGKIIPSRNTGTAARFQRQLASAIKNARYLALLPYTDGHR, from the coding sequence ATGCGTCGTCGCTTTTGCCGCTTCACGGCAGAAGGCGTTACGCATATTGATTATAAAGATCTGGCTACCCTGAAGTCATTTGTTTCTGAGTCTGGAAAGATCATTCCGAGTCGTAACACTGGCACGGCTGCACGCTTCCAGCGTCAGTTGGCAAGTGCGATCAAGAATGCGCGTTACCTGGCTCTTTTGCCATACACTGACGGACATCGATAG
- the rplI gene encoding 50S ribosomal protein L9 yields MQVILLEKIVNLGNLGDMVTVKPGYARNYLVPQGLATVATAENIKLFEERRLELEKASADKLQAAQGRAKELEGQSVEIAGRASDEGKLFGSVGVIEIADAFSAKGLDLNKSEIQLPEGPIKTVGEYEVAVSVHPEVHFEVTVVVVPE; encoded by the coding sequence ATGCAAGTAATCCTATTGGAAAAAATTGTTAATCTTGGCAACCTCGGTGACATGGTCACGGTGAAGCCTGGTTACGCGCGCAACTATCTGGTGCCACAAGGTTTGGCGACAGTGGCGACTGCTGAAAATATCAAACTGTTCGAAGAGCGCCGTCTGGAGCTTGAGAAAGCATCGGCTGACAAGCTGCAAGCCGCTCAAGGTCGTGCCAAAGAACTGGAAGGTCAGTCGGTTGAAATCGCTGGTCGAGCGAGTGATGAAGGCAAGCTATTTGGTTCGGTTGGCGTAATTGAGATTGCGGACGCGTTCTCGGCTAAAGGCCTGGATTTGAACAAATCTGAAATTCAATTGCCAGAAGGTCCGATCAAAACGGTTGGTGAATATGAGGTTGCGGTTTCCGTACACCCTGAGGTTCACTTTGAAGTGACCGTTGTGGTTGTGCCTGAATAA
- the dnaB gene encoding replicative DNA helicase produces the protein MANTTKEEDILRLPPQAIEAEQSILGSMMLDNRVIDEISSELEARDFYRNDHQIIFNEIVRLDERGEAADVVTVSESLTHLGEIDQVGGLAYLGSLAKNTPNTGNAKSYAKIVRERAILRRLIESANDIIKRAYQPDGRTPEEVLDFAESIIFEIAKNNNQAKAGFQRIDALLTQAVDKIEELFNTKQTVTGVPTGFVDLDKKTSGLQGGDLVIVAGRPSMGKTSFSMNLVEYAAINQNLPVAVFSMEMPGTQLAARLLASLSRVNSGKLRTGQLDTEDWPKLTSAVGILQDKFIYIDDTPALSPLEVRTRARRLAAEHEHGLGMIMIDYLQLMRGNDTGGGENRTLEISNITRALKGLAKELDCPIIVLSQLNRSLEQRPNKRPVMSDLRESGAIEQDADVIMFIYRHEVYEPETDQKGLAEIIIGKQRNGPIGTVRLAWLGEFTRFENYANPNFSGDMH, from the coding sequence ATGGCGAACACCACAAAAGAAGAAGATATTTTGCGCTTGCCGCCGCAGGCAATCGAGGCTGAGCAATCGATCCTTGGATCAATGATGCTCGACAATCGTGTGATTGATGAAATCAGTTCCGAGCTGGAGGCCCGCGATTTTTACCGCAATGATCATCAGATTATCTTTAACGAGATCGTGCGCCTGGACGAGCGTGGTGAAGCTGCGGATGTGGTGACGGTATCGGAATCATTGACGCATCTGGGTGAAATCGACCAAGTTGGTGGTTTGGCTTACCTTGGCTCTCTGGCGAAAAATACGCCGAATACTGGCAATGCCAAATCCTATGCCAAAATCGTACGCGAGCGTGCAATTTTGCGGCGTCTGATTGAAAGCGCTAATGACATTATTAAACGGGCTTACCAGCCGGACGGCCGGACACCCGAAGAAGTATTGGATTTTGCGGAATCCATTATCTTTGAAATTGCCAAGAACAATAATCAGGCAAAAGCCGGGTTTCAACGTATTGACGCACTGTTGACCCAAGCGGTCGATAAGATCGAAGAGCTGTTCAACACCAAGCAAACCGTGACCGGTGTGCCAACCGGGTTTGTGGATCTAGATAAAAAGACCAGCGGTCTACAAGGTGGCGACTTGGTGATTGTGGCAGGACGTCCGTCGATGGGGAAAACCTCATTTTCGATGAACTTAGTCGAATACGCGGCAATCAATCAGAATCTGCCGGTCGCTGTTTTTAGTATGGAGATGCCTGGTACCCAACTGGCAGCGCGATTGCTGGCGTCATTGAGCCGCGTGAACTCTGGCAAGCTGCGTACCGGTCAGCTGGATACCGAAGATTGGCCAAAGCTGACATCCGCAGTCGGTATTCTGCAAGACAAGTTTATTTACATTGATGACACGCCAGCGCTGTCGCCACTTGAGGTGCGCACCCGTGCCCGACGGCTCGCAGCCGAACACGAACACGGTCTCGGCATGATCATGATCGATTACCTGCAGTTGATGCGCGGTAACGATACCGGCGGTGGTGAAAACCGTACCTTGGAAATCTCCAATATCACCCGGGCCCTCAAAGGTTTGGCGAAAGAGCTGGACTGTCCGATCATCGTGCTGTCTCAGCTAAATCGTAGTCTGGAGCAGCGGCCGAATAAACGGCCAGTGATGTCAGATCTGCGTGAATCTGGTGCGATCGAACAGGATGCTGACGTGATTATGTTTATTTACCGTCATGAGGTCTATGAGCCCGAAACTGATCAGAAAGGCTTGGCAGAAATCATCATCGGTAAACAGCGTAATGGCCCAATTGGTACCGTAAGACTTGCGTGGTTGGGTGAATTTACCCGATTTGAAAACTACGCGAATCCGAATTTTTCGGGCGACATGCACTAA